From Toxorhynchites rutilus septentrionalis strain SRP unplaced genomic scaffold, ASM2978413v1 HiC_scaffold_474, whole genome shotgun sequence, a single genomic window includes:
- the LOC129782205 gene encoding uncharacterized protein LOC129782205 encodes MAKNCAKCSNAISGIDYVVCRGYCGASFHMNACSGVTRALQSYFASNRNNLFWMCDQCAELFENSHFRVISRQADEKSPLCTLTTAITELRSEIKQLHSKPVAQFSPATSTHWPALEQRRALKRPREIDFTIRASESCQIGSKKPMANVASVPICNNDADHKFWLYVSKIRPDVTVELVSTMVKANLGTEDNISVVKLIPKGRELDSLTFLSFKIGLDHSFREKALDPSTWPEGLLFREFENYGSQKFGVPTKYKKSTTPLMPPETVSSPTATIMNLS; translated from the coding sequence ATGGCAAAAAACTGCGCTAAGTGCTCTAATGCTATTTCGGGCATCGATTATGTCGTTTGCCGCGGCTATTGCGGTGCGTCTTTTCACATGAATGCATGTTCCGGTGTAACTCGTGCGTTGCAATCGTACTTCGCATCTAACAGAAACAACCTTTTCTGGATGTGTGATCAATGTGCTGAGTTATTTGAGAACTCGCATTTTCGCGTCATCTCACGCCAGGCCGATGAAAAATCTCCACTATGCACGCTCACGACTGCGATTACTGAGCTGCGGTCGGAAATAAAACAACTGCATTCTAAGCCCGTTGCCCAGTTTTCACCCGCTACAAGCACGCACTGGCCAGCACTTGAGCAGCGCAGAGCATTGAAACGGCCTCGTGAGATCGATTTCACAATCCGAGCTTCTGAGAGTTGCCAAATAGGAAGCAAAAAGCCGATGGCAAATGTTGCTTCTGTGCCAATTTGCAATAATGATGCTGATCATAAATTCTGGTTATACGTATCAAAAATTCGCCCAGACGTCACCGTGGAATTGGTATCGACTATGGTTAAGGCTAATCTCGGGACCGAGGATAATATTTCAGTGGTCAAGCTCATTCCAAAAGGCAGAGAGTTGGATTCCCTCACTTTTTTGTCCTTTAAAATTGGACTGGACCACTCGTTCAGGGAAAAGGCACTTGACCCATCTACATGGCCCGAAGGATTGCTATTTCGTGAATTCGAAAACTACGGTTCACAAAAATTTGGAGTTCCAACGAAGTACAAGAAGTCTACAACGCCGTTGATGCCACCAGAAACGGTATCTTCTCCGACCGCGACTATCATGAATTTGAGTTAG